One region of Hydrogenobaculum sp. Y04AAS1 genomic DNA includes:
- a CDS encoding NAD+ synthase codes for MSSKILNVSLCQINTTVGTFEKNLEKTCDFISKAKNSHIIVFPELSLCGYMPQDIIYSSKFLDLNKLYFEKLKEHSKSIDSVIVVGFVREEKAVYNSLGVLFKGEVLGFYDKRFLPNYNVFDEKRYFKSGEKDLLLDINDIRCGFSICEDIWYPDGTERQDALKGAEVLININASPYALKKQTFKENFLKARASDNLCFLVYVNLVGANDELVFNGESLVIGPKGDTIAKAKAFEEDILHVSLDIKEVFTKRRTDLRWQEVCKPINSNISINISKNQRYDNTIHLSLPKEEELIKAITLSIKDYFKKQGFSKAILGLSGGIDSALVLYLAVLALGKESVKAVYMPTVFNKEESYKDAKALCENLDVDLEVIPIENIRTAYEQIFSYHNFDIADENLQARIRANILFYISNKENRIVLSTSNKSESAVGYTTIYGDMAGGFSPIKDLYKTEVYEIAYFINKDKEIIPKNTINKPPSAELRPNQKDQDTLPPYDVLDKILWLLIEEYKDKEDITEFDREVVEKVYDMLLKAEYKRKQAPIGPKLHERAFGIGWRYPIVRDKNI; via the coding sequence ATGAGCTCAAAAATTCTTAATGTAAGTCTTTGCCAGATAAACACCACAGTGGGGACTTTTGAAAAAAACCTTGAAAAGACATGTGATTTTATATCAAAAGCCAAAAACTCACATATAATAGTTTTTCCAGAGCTATCTTTGTGTGGTTATATGCCTCAGGATATTATCTATAGTTCAAAGTTTTTAGATTTAAACAAACTTTACTTTGAAAAGCTAAAAGAACATTCAAAAAGTATAGACAGCGTTATCGTGGTTGGTTTTGTAAGAGAGGAAAAAGCCGTTTACAATTCCTTAGGGGTTTTGTTTAAAGGTGAGGTATTGGGCTTTTACGATAAAAGGTTTTTACCAAATTACAACGTGTTTGATGAAAAAAGATATTTTAAAAGTGGTGAAAAAGATCTTCTTTTAGATATAAACGATATAAGGTGTGGTTTTTCTATATGTGAAGACATATGGTATCCAGATGGCACAGAAAGACAAGATGCTTTAAAAGGAGCAGAAGTGCTTATAAATATAAATGCCTCTCCATACGCTTTAAAAAAGCAGACTTTTAAGGAAAATTTTTTAAAAGCAAGGGCTTCTGATAACCTTTGTTTTTTGGTTTATGTAAACTTGGTAGGAGCCAACGACGAGCTTGTTTTCAATGGAGAGAGCCTTGTCATCGGTCCTAAGGGGGATACAATAGCAAAGGCAAAAGCTTTTGAAGAAGATATTTTACATGTAAGCTTAGATATAAAAGAGGTTTTTACAAAAAGACGTACAGATTTAAGATGGCAAGAGGTTTGCAAACCTATTAACTCCAATATAAGTATTAATATATCAAAAAATCAAAGATATGATAATACTATACATCTTAGTCTTCCGAAGGAAGAAGAGCTAATAAAAGCGATAACACTTTCTATAAAAGATTATTTTAAAAAGCAGGGTTTTTCTAAGGCGATACTAGGGCTATCTGGTGGGATAGACTCTGCCTTGGTGCTTTATCTAGCGGTGTTAGCCCTTGGAAAAGAGAGTGTAAAGGCTGTTTATATGCCAACCGTGTTTAACAAAGAAGAGTCTTATAAAGACGCAAAAGCCCTTTGTGAAAATTTGGATGTGGATCTTGAAGTTATACCAATAGAAAACATAAGAACTGCCTACGAACAAATATTTTCCTACCACAACTTTGATATAGCCGATGAAAACCTCCAAGCAAGAATCAGGGCAAACATACTTTTTTACATATCAAACAAAGAAAATAGGATAGTGCTATCTACTTCAAACAAATCAGAGTCAGCAGTGGGCTATACAACCATATATGGAGATATGGCAGGTGGATTTTCACCTATAAAAGATTTGTATAAAACAGAAGTCTACGAGATAGCTTACTTTATCAACAAAGACAAAGAGATAATACCAAAAAATACAATAAATAAACCACCCTCGGCAGAACTAAGGCCCAATCAAAAAGACCAAGATACTTTACCACCTTACGATGTTTTAGATAAAATTTTATGGCTTTTAATAGAAGAGTATAAAGATAAAGAAGATATAACAGAGTTTGACAGAGAAGTTGTAGAAAAAGTTTATGATATGCTTTTAAAAGCCGAATACAAAAGAAAACAAGCCCCCATAGGGCCTAAACTTCACGAAAGAGCTTTCGGGATAGGCTGGAGGTACCCTATTGTAAGAGATAAAAATATTTAA
- the bcp gene encoding thioredoxin-dependent thiol peroxidase, translating into MEKAPDFCLQGIDEKGNEKEFCLRDFKGKKIVLYFYPKDDTPGCTKEACGFQENLNPIKAMGIEVIGVSPDSIASHKKFKEKYGLNFILLSDPDKKVAESYGAYGEKKMYGKVTKGIIRSTFVINENGEIEKTWKNVKVDGHVQTVIDYLKSQKT; encoded by the coding sequence ATGGAAAAAGCACCAGATTTTTGCTTGCAAGGTATCGATGAAAAGGGCAATGAAAAAGAGTTTTGTTTAAGGGATTTTAAAGGTAAAAAGATAGTGCTTTATTTTTATCCAAAAGACGATACGCCTGGATGCACGAAAGAGGCTTGCGGATTTCAAGAAAATTTAAATCCCATAAAAGCAATGGGCATAGAAGTGATAGGAGTGAGTCCAGACAGTATAGCTTCTCATAAAAAGTTTAAAGAAAAATACGGTTTAAACTTCATACTATTATCAGACCCAGATAAGAAGGTGGCCGAGTCCTACGGAGCTTATGGTGAGAAAAAGATGTATGGCAAAGTAACAAAAGGCATTATAAGATCAACGTTTGTAATAAACGAAAACGGCGAGATAGAAAAAACTTGGAAAAATGTAAAAGTAGATGGGCATGTTCAAACAGTTATAGATTATCTTAAAAGCCAAAAAACTTAG
- the mqnC gene encoding cyclic dehypoxanthinyl futalosine synthase — protein sequence MKILDIGKRIDEQTTKELFEELDLNTLGFLADKKRREFHEDNIVTFVIDRNVNYSNACVASCKFCAFYRKPKDEEAYVLPKDEILKKVRELKERGGTTLLMQGGLNPDLGFDYFKDLISSIHQEFPDIDIHSLSAPEIVYLAKIEKMSIKDVIRELKEAGLKSIPGGGAEVLSPNVRSVISKGKCTTEEWIEVHKSAHELGMSTTATMMFGHIETIEDILNHLSLIRDLQDKTGGFTAFIPWTFQKGNTELDYVEPASSVYYLKVLAISRLFLDNFKNIQASHVTQTMQIGTVALHYGANDLGSVMLEENVISSTEFKVRIPAVEDMIKNIKKAGFIPAKRDTYYNILEIYN from the coding sequence ATGAAAATTTTGGATATTGGGAAAAGGATAGACGAGCAAACAACCAAAGAGCTCTTTGAAGAACTTGATTTAAATACGCTTGGTTTTTTAGCGGATAAAAAAAGAAGAGAGTTTCATGAAGACAACATAGTAACATTTGTCATAGATAGAAACGTAAATTATTCAAATGCCTGTGTAGCGTCATGCAAGTTTTGTGCTTTTTATAGAAAACCAAAAGACGAAGAAGCTTACGTATTACCGAAAGACGAAATATTGAAAAAGGTAAGAGAACTAAAAGAAAGAGGTGGGACTACACTTCTTATGCAAGGTGGATTAAATCCTGATCTTGGCTTTGATTATTTTAAAGACCTTATAAGCTCAATACACCAAGAGTTTCCAGATATAGATATACATTCTTTATCAGCTCCTGAGATAGTTTACCTTGCCAAGATTGAGAAGATGAGTATAAAAGATGTAATAAGAGAATTAAAAGAAGCAGGATTAAAATCAATACCCGGTGGTGGTGCAGAGGTACTATCTCCAAACGTAAGATCTGTTATAAGTAAAGGCAAATGCACTACAGAGGAGTGGATAGAGGTGCACAAAAGCGCCCACGAGCTTGGAATGAGCACTACAGCTACAATGATGTTTGGTCATATAGAAACCATAGAGGATATACTGAATCATCTTTCTCTTATAAGGGATTTGCAAGATAAAACCGGTGGTTTTACAGCCTTTATACCTTGGACATTTCAAAAAGGCAACACTGAACTTGACTACGTAGAACCAGCTTCAAGCGTATATTATCTAAAGGTTTTGGCAATAAGCAGGTTGTTTTTAGATAACTTTAAGAATATACAAGCCTCTCATGTAACCCAAACCATGCAAATAGGTACCGTAGCTCTTCACTATGGGGCCAACGACCTTGGTAGTGTGATGCTTGAAGAAAACGTAATATCTTCCACAGAATTTAAAGTAAGGATACCAGCTGTTGAAGATATGATAAAAAATATTAAAAAAGCAGGTTTTATACCGGCAAAAAGAGATACGTATTACAATATATTAGAAATATACAACTAA
- a CDS encoding GGDEF domain-containing protein, producing MSLVRKITLYISVISLISYITVVIGNKVITKKEIDARVMKEYYDTYKIYKAAVDEYKDMLKNGIFTSDIVLKAKNPDYCKQDNSDVILGKYLSLGIYKYIGDTCDYIGIYAYKPLDYLSKLENISWVVVLHTKVIKKLYNQQSFWDNYVGGKIITKKYIVDSYKDNNALSIFLYSKKSKIISYKVENIGEDYYLIMEIPIINVSGIELGNVYLIKNISWIYKQEHRQFLVLTIYGITFTSILLIIIIFIVSQIIKDINNLLSVALKLKEKDFLHLDEVEKDPILEKDISKLNEISKLKKITYMMAIEIKKLVSELQKDKEKFQDMAYKDALTGIYNRRFFFEEINISIEQAKRANVPICIVMYDIDNFKKVNDTYGHDMGDVVLKDFANVIVSSIRKSDIPARLGGEEFAAYLYNTDIENGFRVANNIRQNFENSTHTLNGTTIKCTCSGGIYQIQQEDGIDSALKKVDEALYVAKRTTKNRVVIYKEGIEDELKNS from the coding sequence ATGAGCCTCGTTAGAAAAATCACCTTGTACATAAGCGTTATATCGCTGATTTCATATATAACTGTAGTAATAGGTAACAAAGTCATAACAAAAAAAGAAATAGACGCCAGAGTCATGAAAGAGTATTACGATACATACAAAATATATAAAGCTGCAGTGGACGAGTACAAAGATATGCTAAAAAATGGTATTTTTACCTCAGATATTGTATTAAAAGCTAAGAACCCAGATTATTGCAAACAAGATAATTCCGATGTAATATTGGGGAAGTACCTCTCTTTAGGTATTTATAAATACATAGGAGACACCTGTGATTATATAGGTATATACGCTTACAAGCCCCTTGACTACCTATCTAAGTTAGAAAATATAAGCTGGGTTGTGGTGCTTCATACAAAGGTTATAAAAAAACTATATAACCAACAGAGCTTTTGGGACAACTACGTAGGCGGAAAGATCATTACCAAAAAATACATAGTAGATTCTTATAAAGATAACAACGCCCTTAGCATATTTTTATACTCTAAGAAATCAAAAATAATATCTTATAAGGTGGAGAACATAGGAGAAGATTATTACCTTATAATGGAAATCCCCATAATAAATGTATCTGGTATAGAACTTGGCAACGTATACCTTATAAAAAACATATCTTGGATATACAAACAAGAACATAGGCAATTTTTAGTTCTAACTATATATGGAATAACATTTACATCTATTCTTCTTATTATCATTATATTTATAGTATCGCAGATTATAAAAGATATAAACAACCTCTTAAGTGTGGCTTTAAAACTAAAAGAAAAGGATTTTCTTCACTTAGACGAAGTTGAAAAAGATCCAATACTAGAAAAAGATATATCAAAACTAAATGAAATTTCTAAGCTGAAAAAAATAACTTATATGATGGCTATAGAGATAAAAAAACTTGTTAGCGAACTTCAAAAAGATAAAGAGAAGTTTCAAGATATGGCTTACAAAGATGCACTCACAGGAATTTACAACAGAAGATTCTTTTTTGAAGAAATAAATATATCGATAGAACAAGCTAAAAGAGCAAATGTACCAATCTGCATTGTGATGTATGATATAGATAACTTCAAAAAGGTAAACGATACCTATGGGCACGATATGGGAGATGTTGTTTTGAAAGACTTTGCAAACGTTATAGTAAGCTCTATAAGAAAATCGGATATACCAGCAAGGCTTGGTGGAGAAGAGTTTGCAGCGTACTTATACAATACGGATATAGAAAATGGGTTTAGGGTAGCAAACAATATAAGGCAAAACTTTGAAAACTCCACCCATACGCTAAATGGAACCACGATAAAATGCACCTGTAGCGGTGGTATTTACCAAATACAACAAGAAGATGGCATAGATAGCGCTCTTAAAAAAGTGGACGAAGCCCTTTACGTGGCAAAGCGAACCACAAAAAATAGAGTTGTAATATATAAAGAGGGTATTGAAGATGAGCTCAAAAATTCTTAA
- the ftsA gene encoding cell division protein FtsA translates to MKSIVGLDIGTSKVVALVAEIDNYGDTHIVGIGEAKSQGIDKGSVTKLDSASKAIQKALKEAEEMSGHRIDGVFISISGVHIKSQNEKDTISISPQPSDVDEQIVERLLERAVAKAKEESYDILHTIPRNFILDDQEGILDPIGLAGSRLECDVHIIKAGVSLLRNVERTVSVAGYKLFGKVFAGLASAESSLTEEEKLEGVLLIDIGHSVTNFVLYHNGQPAVSGTVPIGGYNITRDLAHFLKISTEEAERIKLESGVAFIELVDEIEKVKIKPRGEDKEAMVPRKQLAEVIQIRLEELMDKIVEKINSSSIKLENINAGAVITGGTAKLNGIKDFTEHYLDMAVRIGYPLNITGLKEKLQDPSYACVCGIIKLAQNMKDISYTAPQRPTQRQIQSRNTSLLQKIMNFFKDLI, encoded by the coding sequence GTGAAATCTATAGTTGGGTTAGATATAGGTACAAGCAAAGTAGTAGCTCTGGTGGCGGAGATAGACAACTACGGAGATACGCATATAGTGGGGATAGGCGAGGCTAAATCTCAGGGTATAGACAAAGGTTCTGTAACAAAGCTTGATTCTGCTTCAAAAGCTATACAAAAAGCCTTAAAAGAAGCGGAAGAGATGTCGGGGCATAGGATAGATGGTGTTTTTATATCGATATCGGGAGTGCATATTAAAAGTCAAAACGAGAAAGATACCATAAGCATATCACCGCAGCCTTCTGATGTAGATGAACAAATAGTTGAGAGGCTTTTAGAAAGGGCTGTGGCAAAAGCCAAAGAAGAATCTTACGATATATTACATACAATACCAAGAAATTTTATACTAGATGATCAAGAGGGTATATTAGATCCAATAGGCCTTGCCGGTTCTAGATTAGAATGTGATGTGCATATTATAAAAGCAGGTGTATCGCTTTTAAGAAACGTAGAAAGAACTGTAAGCGTTGCTGGGTATAAACTTTTTGGTAAAGTATTCGCTGGGTTAGCATCTGCAGAATCTTCTCTTACAGAAGAGGAAAAGTTAGAGGGTGTCTTACTTATAGATATAGGGCATTCTGTAACAAACTTTGTTTTATACCACAACGGTCAACCGGCGGTATCAGGTACAGTACCTATCGGAGGATACAACATTACAAGGGATTTGGCTCATTTTCTTAAAATATCTACAGAAGAAGCTGAACGTATAAAACTAGAAAGCGGTGTAGCTTTTATAGAGCTTGTGGATGAGATAGAAAAGGTAAAGATAAAACCGCGCGGAGAAGATAAAGAGGCGATGGTCCCAAGAAAACAGTTAGCAGAAGTTATACAAATAAGGTTAGAAGAGTTGATGGATAAAATAGTAGAAAAAATAAACAGCTCAAGCATAAAGCTTGAGAATATAAATGCAGGTGCTGTCATAACAGGGGGTACAGCAAAGCTAAATGGTATAAAGGATTTTACAGAGCACTATCTTGATATGGCGGTAAGAATAGGATATCCTCTGAATATAACTGGCCTAAAAGAAAAACTACAAGATCCTTCTTACGCGTGTGTATGCGGTATAATAAAGCTAGCTCAAAATATGAAAGATATAAGCTATACAGCACCGCAAAGGCCCACACAAAGGCAGATCCAATCAAGAAACACCAGCCTTTTGCAAAAGATTATGAATTTCTTTAAAGATTTAATATGA
- a CDS encoding TlpA disulfide reductase family protein: MKKNIAYILALVLFIVAAYYGFYDNDSAQAISYQKPSPILHFSVRLVYENGMPANKVVNINNFKGHYTLVNFFASWCPPCKAELPLFEQAYQKFSPYGFRILAISMDDNENALMSFLKDKHYTFDIAIHSPGLGSKFNITGLPTSYLLDPQGNIIKVVYGEYNTINQDLSNIYFNLNEPR, from the coding sequence ATGAAGAAAAATATAGCATATATATTGGCACTTGTTCTTTTTATAGTGGCAGCTTATTACGGATTTTACGACAACGATTCAGCTCAAGCGATATCTTATCAAAAACCAAGCCCTATACTTCATTTTAGCGTAAGGTTAGTATACGAAAATGGTATGCCCGCAAACAAGGTGGTAAACATAAATAACTTCAAAGGACATTATACGTTGGTGAACTTCTTTGCTTCTTGGTGTCCACCTTGTAAAGCAGAACTACCTTTGTTTGAACAAGCCTATCAAAAATTCTCCCCCTATGGATTTAGAATTCTTGCCATAAGCATGGATGACAACGAAAACGCTTTAATGTCTTTTTTAAAAGACAAGCACTATACATTTGATATAGCAATACACAGTCCTGGGCTTGGTTCAAAGTTCAACATAACAGGTCTTCCGACTTCTTATCTTTTAGACCCTCAAGGTAATATAATAAAAGTTGTATACGGAGAATACAACACTATAAACCAAGACCTTTCCAACATATACTTTAACCTTAATGAGCCTCGTTAG
- a CDS encoding PhoH family protein, protein MQNHIIEEIFDIGDIDERFYAIVGRADENLKKFVELFEIKIVARGQELHIKGEPSKVENFIEFLNYITKEYAKSPLSSKDVLNMAISYTHKEEDEDEKESKEEYETILITHRKKAITPKTRNQYLYVNSIKQNDIVFGIGPAGTGKTYLAMAMAVSYLKAQKINKIILTRPAVEAGEKLGFLPGSIAEKVDPYLRPLYDALFDMIDYEKSAYLLEKNVIEIAPLAFMRGRTLNDAFIILDEAQNSTKEQMKMFLTRIGFGSKVVITGDMTQVDLPKKEQSGLKEAIHVLKNIKGIDFVFFDEKDVVRHPIVQKIVKAYEVYEQNQSKDLQEA, encoded by the coding sequence ATGCAAAACCATATAATAGAAGAAATATTTGATATAGGGGATATAGACGAAAGATTTTATGCCATAGTAGGAAGGGCAGATGAAAACCTTAAAAAGTTTGTGGAGCTTTTTGAAATAAAGATAGTGGCAAGAGGCCAAGAACTACATATAAAAGGTGAACCTTCGAAGGTTGAAAACTTTATAGAGTTTCTAAACTATATAACAAAAGAGTATGCCAAATCCCCTCTATCTTCTAAAGATGTTCTAAATATGGCTATATCTTACACTCATAAAGAAGAAGACGAAGATGAAAAAGAATCCAAAGAAGAATATGAGACAATACTGATTACACATCGCAAAAAGGCCATAACTCCAAAGACGAGAAATCAATATTTGTATGTAAACTCCATAAAACAAAACGATATTGTATTTGGGATAGGTCCTGCTGGTACTGGTAAAACTTATCTTGCCATGGCGATGGCTGTATCCTATCTAAAAGCCCAAAAGATAAACAAAATAATTCTTACAAGACCAGCCGTAGAAGCCGGAGAAAAGCTTGGGTTTTTGCCAGGGTCAATAGCTGAAAAGGTAGACCCTTATCTTAGACCTCTTTACGATGCCCTTTTTGATATGATAGATTACGAGAAATCTGCTTATTTGTTGGAAAAGAATGTCATAGAGATTGCACCTCTTGCTTTTATGAGGGGTAGAACCCTAAATGATGCTTTTATAATACTTGATGAAGCCCAGAACTCCACAAAAGAGCAGATGAAGATGTTTCTTACAAGGATTGGCTTTGGGTCAAAAGTTGTGATAACCGGAGATATGACGCAGGTGGATTTGCCAAAGAAGGAACAATCGGGGCTAAAAGAAGCAATTCATGTGCTTAAGAATATAAAGGGTATAGATTTTGTGTTTTTTGATGAGAAAGATGTGGTAAGACACCCTATAGTCCAAAAAATTGTCAAAGCCTATGAAGTTTATGAACAAAATCAATCTAAAGACCTACAAGAAGCTTGA
- a CDS encoding homoserine dehydrogenase, with the protein MYRVGIAGYGTVGTGVAELLITHKNLIKEKTGLELELSAILDKDWQRERPFNIDDSLKVSSLKELLDRSDIVVELIGGVGFAKELIEKAIENKKHVVSANKHLIAIHGKEIFEKAKEHNVSIEFEASVGGGIPIIKALKEGLVANKINYIHGILNGTTNYILTSMLDWGKSFEEALKEAKTLGYAEQDPTFDIEGIDAAHKIAILSSIAYGGYIDFNDIYIEGISNIDLLDVELGKELGYAIKLLAIAKAIDGELEVRVHPTFINHQEQLAKVSGVYNAILIDGDFVGKSMLYGKGAGSKPTASAVVSDIIDIAKNTEKRFQAFNTDKSLKLNKNFNTRYYIRFEVEDKIGVLASIANVFAKYGISIASVLQKEMVCKVAKKENSLVVPLVILTHKAYEKDIKTALNDIEELSVVKEKPILIRLEEE; encoded by the coding sequence ATGTATAGAGTAGGTATAGCAGGTTATGGTACCGTTGGTACCGGTGTTGCAGAACTTCTTATCACCCATAAAAATCTCATCAAAGAAAAAACAGGCTTGGAACTTGAGTTAAGCGCTATTTTAGATAAAGATTGGCAAAGGGAAAGACCTTTCAATATAGATGATTCTTTAAAAGTAAGCTCGTTGAAAGAGCTTTTGGATAGGTCAGACATAGTCGTAGAATTAATAGGTGGGGTTGGCTTTGCAAAAGAGCTTATAGAAAAAGCCATAGAGAATAAAAAACACGTTGTAAGCGCCAACAAACATCTTATAGCTATACATGGAAAAGAAATCTTTGAAAAAGCCAAAGAGCACAACGTAAGCATAGAATTTGAAGCATCTGTTGGTGGGGGAATACCTATTATAAAAGCTTTAAAAGAAGGCTTAGTGGCTAACAAAATAAATTATATACACGGTATATTAAACGGCACTACAAACTACATTTTAACAAGCATGCTAGACTGGGGTAAAAGCTTTGAAGAAGCCCTCAAGGAAGCTAAAACGCTAGGGTATGCAGAACAAGACCCGACCTTCGATATAGAAGGTATAGATGCAGCTCACAAGATAGCGATCCTTAGCTCTATTGCCTACGGTGGTTATATAGACTTTAACGATATATACATAGAGGGCATATCAAACATAGATCTTCTTGATGTGGAGCTCGGTAAAGAGCTGGGATATGCTATAAAACTTTTGGCTATTGCAAAAGCTATAGACGGTGAGCTTGAGGTAAGGGTGCATCCAACTTTTATAAACCATCAAGAGCAACTGGCCAAAGTATCCGGTGTATACAATGCAATCTTAATAGATGGTGATTTTGTAGGTAAAAGCATGCTGTATGGAAAAGGTGCCGGCTCAAAGCCAACAGCTTCTGCAGTAGTATCAGATATCATAGATATAGCAAAAAATACAGAAAAACGTTTTCAAGCTTTTAATACCGATAAAAGCCTTAAACTAAACAAAAATTTTAACACAAGATACTATATTAGGTTTGAAGTGGAAGACAAAATAGGTGTGTTGGCATCTATTGCAAACGTATTTGCAAAATACGGCATAAGCATAGCATCTGTGTTGCAAAAGGAGATGGTGTGCAAAGTGGCAAAAAAAGAAAACAGCTTGGTAGTCCCACTTGTAATACTGACTCACAAAGCATATGAAAAAGATATAAAAACAGCTTTAAACGATATAGAAGAACTTTCTGTGGTAAAAGAAAAACCTATTTTAATAAGACTTGAAGAAGAATGA
- the ybeY gene encoding rRNA maturation RNase YbeY — protein sequence MNKINLKTYKKLEIPKELKYLLKKRASYTLKFFGFKNSMLDIYITNDEEIKHLNSAYRQKDKPTDVLSFNINENVGNVYYLGEIVISYDTALKQAIEYGVSLDQELTRLLVHGIVHLMGHDHETSLEDEKIFFEKQESALAMFN from the coding sequence ATGAACAAAATCAATCTAAAGACCTACAAGAAGCTTGAAATACCAAAAGAGTTAAAATATCTTTTGAAAAAAAGAGCAAGCTATACGCTAAAGTTTTTTGGTTTTAAAAACTCAATGCTGGACATTTATATTACAAATGATGAAGAGATAAAGCATTTAAACTCTGCTTATAGGCAAAAAGATAAGCCCACAGATGTTTTGTCTTTTAATATAAATGAAAATGTCGGAAATGTTTATTACCTTGGTGAAATAGTAATATCTTACGATACCGCTTTAAAACAAGCTATAGAGTACGGTGTTTCTTTGGATCAAGAGCTAACAAGGCTTCTTGTGCATGGTATTGTACATTTGATGGGACACGATCATGAAACTTCTTTAGAAGATGAAAAAATATTCTTTGAAAAACAAGAGAGTGCTTTAGCTATGTTTAATTAA
- a CDS encoding 4-(cytidine 5'-diphospho)-2-C-methyl-D-erythritol kinase encodes MNKKNNLLVLEDGVKVILAPAKVNFGLWIKGKRPDGYHDIFSIIHTIDLYDRIYIELHYTLEVLSVGPFSKNLKDNIVYEGVLAFSRLTGKNFDYKIVIEKNIPVGAGLGGASSDLAAVISYLNEELENPMKEQELTDFLSSFSKDAPFFLKGGCALVYGTGDQVKVLEPISREITVVYPNIEASTSKVYGAFTKQTEEVLLLEDILRLLEENDIENIIENHLQETAIEIYKEIGELIRFLESVGYKPYMSGSGSSVYVFGKLSDKIKMALESRGWYVYECKTI; translated from the coding sequence ATGAATAAAAAAAATAATCTGCTTGTTTTAGAAGATGGTGTAAAGGTTATTTTAGCGCCAGCAAAGGTAAATTTTGGACTTTGGATAAAAGGCAAGAGGCCAGATGGCTATCACGATATATTTAGCATAATCCACACGATAGATTTGTACGATAGAATATACATAGAGCTCCATTACACTCTAGAAGTGCTTAGTGTTGGCCCTTTTTCTAAAAATCTAAAAGACAACATAGTCTATGAAGGAGTTTTAGCATTTTCAAGACTAACTGGTAAAAATTTTGATTATAAAATAGTAATTGAAAAAAATATACCTGTGGGTGCTGGTTTAGGTGGTGCTAGTTCCGATTTGGCAGCTGTGATAAGCTATTTAAACGAAGAGCTTGAAAACCCTATGAAAGAACAGGAGCTTACAGATTTTCTATCTTCTTTTAGCAAGGATGCGCCATTTTTCTTAAAAGGTGGATGCGCTTTGGTCTACGGCACCGGTGACCAAGTAAAAGTTTTAGAGCCTATTTCCAGAGAAATAACAGTAGTATATCCGAATATAGAAGCTTCTACTTCTAAAGTTTACGGTGCTTTTACAAAACAAACTGAAGAAGTTTTGTTGTTGGAAGATATTTTAAGGCTTTTAGAAGAAAACGATATAGAAAATATTATCGAAAATCACTTACAAGAAACCGCTATTGAAATATACAAAGAAATAGGAGAACTCATAAGATTTTTGGAAAGCGTCGGATACAAGCCGTATATGTCTGGGAGCGGTTCAAGCGTTTATGTGTTTGGTAAGCTAAGCGATAAGATTAAAATGGCTTTAGAGTCGAGGGGTTGGTACGTATACGAATGCAAAACCATATAA